The Chryseolinea soli nucleotide sequence TATCCACACCGTCAACCACCTGCATGAAACGGAAGTTGTTCGGGATGTTGAAGCCCCGTGTGTTGGGCACTTTGAAGGTGAGGCTTGATGTGGTCATTTGAACACCCTTCAAATTTTCGAGCGCGTCGTAGAAGCTGGGCGCGGGCGAGTCTTTGATGGCACGGGTATCCATCTTCTCAATGGCCACGGGCGATTTCAATTGTGATTCCTCCACGCGCGAAGCCGTTACCACCACTTCGGCTCCCAACAAGGCGCTGGGCTCCAGCACCAGGTTCACCGTTTGACCGGGCGACGTCACGGAAACTTCTTGTGTTTTGAAGCCCACGAAAGAAGCGGTCAAGGTTACGGGAAGGGATTTTGTCTTTAAGGTAAAGCCACCTTGAAGATCGGTCACGGTGCCGGTCACGGTACCTTTTATTAAAATATTCACGCCCGCCAGCTCCTCGCCGGTTTCGCCGTCGGTAATTTTTCCGGTAATGATTGCGGGGTCTTGGGCCAGGGCACTTGTCGCTAACAGGAGAAGAAAGAGCAGTCGGTAAACATGATTCATATTAACTCTATCGTTTTGGTGGATTTTACGCAAATGTAACATTAAACACTATTAAATCAATAGACGTAAGCGGATTTATAGGATTAATTCTATTTCCCGTCTTTTTTGCAGACGCAATTCGATGTGATTGGCCAGACTGCCATAGGCATCCTGCCCCCCGGGCCGGTGGCCGACAATAAAATTGGAGTGCGCATGAATGGCGTAGAAATACGGCTGATTATCACGACGATCGATAGCGTATTCCACGCTGGCCACCTCCAACTGCGCGGCGCGCGCAATTTTTTCGATGGCTTTAACGACCGTTAGGGAGGGTTGGAAGGGTTCGTTGTCGGCCGTCCAGAAATCAATGTCGTGGGGAGTGCGATAAAGTTTTACGGCGTATTGAAAATTGCCGTTGATCACCTCGGCACGCACCACGTGGTTGCCCTTGGCGGGAATCCATTCCTGGAGGATCCACGGTTGTTCATCGCGCAAGGCCAGCGTTCCATCTTCCCAGCCGTCTTTCAGATCTTGGGTGGACTTGAGCAGCACGGTTTCCGCACCGTGACCGGCGTTGCCTTTCAGGATGATGGGAAATTTGAATTCGGCCGTGGCGGGTTTCAACTGGCTCGCGTGGGTCACTATTCTGGTCGATGGAAAGTCCAGTCCCAGGCTGCGCAGCAACAAAAGCTGCTGCATTTTGGAACGTTGCAACGCAATGGCTACCGAACCGTTGATGACGGGCACGTGCTGTTGCTCCAGGTGTTTCAAGTAGGGCTGCAGGTTTAGGTTGGCCTGTGATGGCCCCTCCACATAGGAGGGATAGCTCATATCATTATAGACCAGGCTATAGGGCACGTCCGTTTCCGACAAATCAAACCATTGCCGGGCAGGATCGAGCTTTACATACGGCAAGCCCCTTCGCTCCAATTCGCGAAACAGGGGATTGAACCATTCTTCATAACTATAAAAAATTCCGATGGGTTTTTCAACAGTGCTAAACATTAGGGCGACGGTTTAGTGAATAAAAAATTAAAACTTAAAAGCGGCGCGGTCGCGCCATGGTGGTAGGTGGTGTATTAACAACAACAGGGTGTCAGGATCAAGCCCTTGACACGGTGACTCCTATTTTGATTTGGTTTTATACCGACTGACATTCTTTGTCTCTGATTATTTCTAAAACAAACTTTAGTAAAAAGTGAGCGTTGCCCATGTTGCCACCGGCAACGCCCTATCATCAGGCTGCTTTGCGAAAAGCAGGGATCAGTTTCTTATGTTTTTTCGTGCTCACAAACGGAAGCAGGTGCAAATACAAAGGCGTCGAGCTCTTCTCGGTTTTGGGTTGATATTTTCCGACGATCATCGGGATATACATCACGCGACGGCGGCTTGCTTCACCGGTCACCGGCGAGGGTGCCACGCGGTGCCATATTCTTCCGTCGTGGATGACGAGGTCGCCGGCTTTGGCCTCCACCAGCACTTCCTTTTCGTCGGCGTAGTTGTTCACGAAATATTTTTTGCGGAACAACAAGTCCCACAGGCCTTGTTTGTGTGTGCCGGGCAGAATGCGCAGGCCACCTTTTTGCGCGGTGGAGTCATCGAGATAGAAACCGATGTTCAGCATGGGGGCCACTTTCTTGCCGTAGAAAATGTCGCGGGCGCTGTCGGTGTGCCAGCCCATGTGGAAGAAGTTGCTGCCTTCCGTGTTCACATAGTGATTGAACACCACACCGTCTTTTTCCTCCAAGCCCAGGCGCGCGCCCTTGGGCATGAGGGCCTTTAAGGCTTCCAGGTTGGGATGCGCGGCAAACCGGCGCACGGCTTCACTGTGTTGATTGGTGAAGGCAAAACGCTGCACGATTTTCTTTCCATTCTCGTCCACGCCATATTTGATCGGTATGCCATTCACCTTCTCCACGCCGCCGGCCACCCACTGCCGCTGCACTTCTTCCGTGGAGCGAATGATCTCCTGCACGGTGTCCTGTGAAGCATAGTTTTCAAAATGAATAAAGCCGTTCTCCTGGAAGAATTTAATTTGCTCTTGCGTAAGTGCGCCCTGAAATGTGAATTTTTTATACGTTGACATGATGATTTCGAATTTTGGTGGTTAAAAACTTAGACGGATGAATTGAGTTTGTATTTATGAACAGATGAGAAGCCTGGTATGCTTAGCATCGATAAGGATACACGAATAGGGCGCGTTTCATGGCGACAGTGTTTTAAAAAGGTTGATGATGGAATTAAGACGTCGGAATCCAGCGCCGCGATCTACCCGGCGGCCATTTCAAAAAAGAAAAAGGGAAATTCCGGAAGATGGCTCAGCAACAACAGCAGGAACAATACGTGCGTTGCATGGAAGATGACGATGCTGAAGGATGAGGATGCACGTTGTGCGAAAGTTGTGTTGTGTTCATGTTCTTCATTTTATATACCCATATTGTTTTCGGGCAGGATGTAGCACTTATTCCTTTCAGAAAGTTGCTAGAGGTTCACAGAGCCTGTTCTCTCCCCTCTTCTTTATAAATGATCGACTTGGTTTGTTTTAATCTCTACCAAATCGATAGACAAACCTAATCTAAAATACAAAACGATGCAAGTCTTATGAAGGTTTCTTTATTTCCAGATTATTTTTTTCAACCCTGTCCATACACCAGGCGCAGATACCACTTCTGCATCGGCCACAACATTGCCAGGCTGACCACCAGCACGCCAGACAAAAGTTCCGGGCGCTCTATTAAATAAGACACATACGTCACCAACACCAGCATGCGCAGGTATTCCAGGTAATAGATCCACCGGCGTTGCTCCAGCAATGCCCCGCAGTTGACCAGTGTGATCAAAATAAAAAACGCACCCACCACTTTTTCCAACGGTTGCGTCTGTTGATAGAACAGCGTGATCAGGAAAAGCACCGCTACCGCCAACCCCAACTGAATGACCAGGTACACCTTAAACCGCACCAACGCATTGGCCTGGCGCCGGTCTGGGATGAAACGTTCCTCCAACAAAGGCCTGATATTTTGGTCCAACACTTCGGGCCTGCCGAAAACGATCCTCAGTTTGTTGCCGATGCCGCTTACTTGTTTTGTCGCGTAGAGGATCTCTAAAAAATAATGAAAGTGTTGCCAGATAAAACTATAGCTCTTCAGGGGATGCGTGAGGCCATAAACCGGCTGCTCTTCTTCTTTTTGAAAGGTGCCAAACAGTTTGTCCCAAAACACAAACAGGTCGCCGTAGTTTTTATTCAGGTATTTTTCATTGGAAGCGTGGTGCACCCGGTGATGCGAGGGCGTAATAAGAATGTGCTCCAGCCACCCCAGCGAACGGATCAGTTGTGTATGCGTAAAGAAAGAATACGTTCCGTGCACCACCAGGATGGTCATGACCATGGCCGGATGAAATCCGATCAAGGGCAACACCGACCAAAACACGTTGCGCACGATGGATTGCAGCGTGGTGATGCGCGCCGAAACGCTGTAGTTGAATTCCTCGCTATGATGGTGCACGATGTGCGCCGCCCAAAACAAGTTGATCTCGTGGCCCAACCGGTGATACCAATACCACACCAGGTCGGTTGCCAAAATGAGGACGACCCACACGCCCCACGTGTTGGGAATGGACCACAAAGCAAAGTGCTCGTAGATATACGTGAACACGCCATAGAAGCTAGCCGTCAAAAACAGGTTTAGCAACCGCTCGGCAATGCCAATGCTGATGTTGGCAACTGAGCTGTCGAAATTGAAAACCTGCGTCTTCCGTTGCCGGATGGCGGCGACATACTCGAGCCCCAAAAACAAAAAGAATGCGGGGATGGCCAGCGCCGCATAGTTGACAGCCTTATTGTTCCAAAAAAATTCTGACATGCTGATTGAAAAGCTTGGGGTGTTCCATCATGGGCACGTGGCCGCACTGGTCTAAAAAAATCACCTGCGATCGTGGCAGCAGGTCGTGAAACTCCAGTGCCACTTCCGGTGGTGTGATCGTATCCTGCCGTCCCCAGATCAGCAACGTGGGTGTGTTAATCTCGCGCAACATGTCCGCCACATTGTGTCGCTGCGCTGCCCGTGCCAACCCAATAATGCTGAGTGTGCGGGTGCGGTTCTGCACGGTCTCATACACTTCATCCACCAATTGTTTGGTCACCACATCGCGTTTATAAAAAGTGTTCTCCACCCGTTCGCGGATGTAGGCATAGTCTTTCACCCTCGGGAATGTGCCACCAAAAGAATTTTCCGTCAGCCCCGAGCTTCCCGCCAACACCAGCTTCTTCACTTTTTCCGGATGACGCCACGCGTAAAGTAACGCGATGTGCCCTCCCAAAGAGTTTCCCATCAGCGTAACGCGTTCCAATCCCATGGCCTCGATAAAATTCTCCACATAGTCCACGAGACTATCCAGTCGCTCGCGCGTCAGGGGCGTGGAATACAAAGGCAACCTGGGAATGAGCACGCGGTGTGTAGCCGTAAATTCAAACGCCACCTGCCCCCAATTGCTCAGGTTGCCAAACAGCCCATGCAACAAAATAATAGGCTCCCCCTCTCCCACATCGAAAAGCGGCACCTTCGGCAATTCTATCGCGTTCACATTTTCTGTCATCATCACTTTTTCCTTTACAACAATTTTTCGCAAGCCAACCCACACATTTGTCGGTGTCCCACCAACAAATTTTTTCGCAAACCCAGTGCCCCGTTCGTGTCGTTCACCCAACAAGTTCACCGAATCAAAATCACCCCGCCTTTGTTGGTGTTCTTCACCAACAAAATTCCGGAGTCAACCTTATCACTACCGAAACAAGATCGAAACCTGTTGTCTCTTCTCCGCCGCCCGAATCACAAACGCAGAATCCTTCGCCGCCACCGCGACCACCGGAAAAGGCAACGCCGGAAAATTATTCACCACCGCTCCCTCTTCTGCAATCACGATCACCGCGCAAGGCTCTGCCGATGCAATCGCCTCTAACCCTTGGAGACTCTTGTCGTCTTGCCACGCATGGGCTTTCGCGATCCGCAACAACACGACTTTGCTCGTATACAAATCAAACTCCGGCTGATACGGGTCAACGGCCACGCCACAGGCACGGACGTTCTTTTGTTTTTGCTTGCAAAGCGAGACAGCATCAATCGACGCCTCGCCAGCTGCGATATAGACTTGCCTGCTCGAAGAAACGGTGTTCGCCTTGCGGGCGGATGCCGAAGGGGATGGATCGTTTGCTGTTGCCTGTTGACGTTCCTGCGCGAGCGTCAAGCCCGTTGTCAGGAGCATTCCGATAAAAAGAAATCTTTTCCATGCGCTACCCATCATTTTCTTTCTCCTTTCAATTGGTGGCTACGGATGCACCCTTTTAACAGACCTACCACCAATAGTTCTGTCAAGCAGGTGCATTCGCCAGCCATTTGGTTAATTCATTGTGCTCATCCTTGTTTGGGATCTTTTGTCGTGATCCGGTGAGATGAGAAATTCTTTTTGGTTTTGTTTCAGTCAACCGGGAGTCCCGGTTTTAGTCCTTCATGTTATGAGGGATTTTATACTGCAAACAACAACAGAAGAAGGGCCGGTGAGGGCGCATGCGGATGGTGGAGTCCGTCTGGTTTGGTGCGTGCAGTTGAGTTTGTTTCATGTTTTGAAAAATTGGGGTTGACGTTACGCAAGTCTGAAGACCGGTGTAATGTTGGTCCAAGTGAAAACACTTGAACCAGCCCCTTTCATGGGGGTAAAGATATAAAAATTTCTCAAAACAAATAAAGTCTATAGTTTTTATAGACTTTATTTTAATTTTTTCTTTTCACCCTCATTTCCCAGGTCTTCAAACGCACGGCTTTTGATTTTGACTCGTCTGGGTTTTTCTCTATATTAATAAGTACACCAGCATCGATAAATAATGAATCCATTCTCAAAAATTTCCTTGTTGGGGAGATGGAGTATTGCAATTATTTTGATTCTGCTTTTCGCGCAAACGGGCAGGGCACAGTCGTATGACAGCTTGCTCTACTCCAGCGACTCCTCAAAAACGATTAAAGCGACAGTGGTGCGTTACGGGGATCAATTGCTGATCTATAAAACACCACGCCCTTTTGCCTTTGTTACGGGCATTCCGAAAAATATTGTGCTGGCGGGCAAAGAATCTTTTTCAAAAAAAGCGCTTCCCGCCTGGGGGCTCATTATCGGTTCTACGCTGGCGTTGTTGCCGTTTGATCATCAAACGGAAGTGGGTGTGCAGAACGTTTGTCATTCGTGGCACATCAGTCCGGATACGGAATACAAGACGATCGTCGGTTTTAAGCTGGGTTCAAAAGATGTACCAGTCTACCAGCTTCCTCAAAATGTAAACACTACGTTCTACTCCATCGGCGAAGGCTTCACCAGCATTGCGATATGTGGAGGCTTATATGTCTATGGCAAAATAAATCAAGACCGGCGCGCCGTGCAGACCGCTTCACAATTATTGCAGGTGCAATTAACGGTCGGTCTCGTCACCCAAGCCATCAAGCGGATCACCGGCCGGGAAAGTCCTTTTGCTGCCACTTCGCCAACCGGTGTCTGGCGGCCGCTACCCGGGTTCAAGGAGTTCACAAAAAACACACCCCGCTATGACGCCTTCCCTTCCGGACACATGGCCACTATGATGGCCACGGTGACCGTGCTGGCTGAGAACTATCCCGAAAAACGCTGGATCCGTCCCGTGGGCTATACCATCATGGTGCTTGTGGGCGCGGCCATGATGAACAATGGCGTGCATTGGGCCAGCGACTACCCGCTTGCCGTGGGGATAGGATACGTCTGCGGAAAAGCTACCGTGAAAATGAATCGGCTAGTACAGTATAAACCGTCGAGAAGACATTAGTCTGCAGCCTTGATCAACCGAACAAGAAATACGCAACGATCAACGTAACGATGACATTAAAAAGCTGCGCGCCCAGGAAAGCATACATGGGTTTTCGCGAATTGGAATTAAACAAGTCGGAGAATTTTGTTTCCAGTCCGATGCTGGTGAAGGCCAGGACAAACCACAGGGTTTGGATGCTCTTGAGGCCATCTTTTACGGCAGCCACTTTTTCGGGGCTGAGAAAAAATGAAAAGAGCAACGATGCGCCTACAAATCCGATAACAAATTTGGGGAATCTTTCCCAGATCACACCCAGTGTGGGCTTCTGATCTTGTTTGGCATCCGGCCCTTTGCTGGCGTAGGTCCAATACACGCTGATGGCAAACGCGGCAAGGCCCAGCAACACGTTTTGTGAAAACTTGACGATGGTGCTGATCTTCAATGCGGTTTCGCCTACCAACGTGCCCGAAGCCACCACAGCACCCGTCGTGTCGATGCTGCCACCGAGCCAGGCGCCGGTCACTTCCTGGGAGAAGCCATAGTAGCGTGCGATGTAGGGCATCACGATCATCATGGGGATGGCCGTGATGAGTACCAGGGAGATCACATAAGAAAGTTTCTTTGTATCGCCTTTGATGGCACCGGCTGTGGCGATGGCTGCCGATACGCCACAGATGGAAACGGCACTGCTGATCATCATGGACAGCTCGTCGTCGACTTTCAGTTTTTTGCAAAGCCAGAACGCAAAATACCAAACGCTGAGCACCACCACCAACGCCTGCACCAGCCCCAACGAACCGGCCTTTAGAATATCGGAAAAGATCACGCCGGTTCCCAAAAGGACCAGCCCGATCTTGACAAACAACTCGGTTGACAGCGCCTCACGAAACCACTGCGGCAAGTTGATGACGTTGCCCACGAGCAAGCCGATCGCGAGGCTGAAGATCACGGCCTCCAGGTTCAAGTCTTTGACACCCTTGTTACCGGCCAGCATCAATGCTACGACAGTAAGTAAATAGACGATCGGAAAGACCGACGCCGCGCGTTTCACCGATTTATTAGTGAGCCACGCCCCTGCCACTGAAAACACAAACACCAAAACAAATTGCGCCCCGATCTTTCCCAGGTTTTGCGCCGTAAAAACTTTTTCCGACAACTCTTGTGCGTTGTTCCAGGAATAGGCGGGCACAGGAACGGTCAGTCCTGCCAGGAAAAGAATGATGATCACAAAACCGAGCACCACAACGGCCCAGTCTTCATGAAGAATTGCTTTGGTTTGCACGGATGCCATGAGTATTGCGTTTGGTCTGGGCGATGAATGGAGGCGATCTCCATCGTTGCCAGGAGCAATTTAGTATTTCCTTAAAAATATAAGCCGTGCGCTGGAATAAATATACAGGAGGTAAATACCGACAAAGCAGGTGTGATGTGGCTGATCAACGGTGCCCTTCCGGAGCCTGGCCTCGCGACCAGGCTCCATAAAAGGGATTTAACCAGTTTAGGTTAATGAGTGCTTTTATTTCGTATGGAAAACGAAAGGGAGAGGTAATTCAGACTGTACCAGAGTTTGAATCCCTCATCCCTTTACCCTAACTACAACCAGAAAATTGTACGCATATATGGGTTGCCAACCAATTTCATTTTGAGATTCACTTTTCATGGCCAATAGACAAGCACATGCCTCGCAGCATTTCTTAAATTTCCAGCTTCACTTTGGTGGGAAATGATGTCAAAAAAATATTGCTTTCTATCAGCAATGCCTAAAACATATTCATCCTTACTCGTTCGATGTTGCCTTTCTTGCGCGACAACGGGACAAAAGTAAAACGAAAATTTTAAATGTCTATCAAATTGGTAGATTTTTATTTTCTCTCAAAAAAATTTTATCAACGATGCAAAATTATGAAAATGATCCAACGACAATGCGCGAGGAAAAACATTTTCGCGCAATTAACAATAATATAATAGAGCGCCGATGGCATGACCGCGCACCGATCAAAAACAACGCACAAAAAAAATCCCTGCGCACGGTCTCGACCACGCGCAGGGACATTCTCTAAATCGTTTGTTCTACTTATTGCACCGCTTTCCGGATGTAGACGTTACCATATTTGGAATCGAACTCATATTTCGGTCCGGTGCCAGGCTTGGCCACGACATAGGTGTGGAAGTCGCCTTGCTTGAAACCTTCCGAGCCGAACTTGGCGTCGAAGTTGGTGTAGATCTCACCGTAGTTTGTTGTGGCGGCCACCTCACCCGTGGCGCGCTCGGTCAACGCCGCATCCACTCCGCCATAGATGGCGTCTACCGTGAGCGGTCCGGTGAAGTCCTTGATCTCCACCATGCCATAAACGGACTCGACACGGGTCTGGAAATTTCGCGGCACCTTGATTTCCACCACAATATCCATATCCAGTCCATACGACATCCGGTCAAATCCACCCCGGCCATGCTCCTGCTCATACTTGTGCAGTTCTTCTTTGTTCTTGAAAACAATTTTGTTAGCGCCGTCCACGATGGTGATGCGGTGAGGAAGGCTCTTCATGTTCTTGATCTCGTTCCGGATCGAGATCGTGTTTCCGGAAACCGAAGTGAGCAGCTCGAACGCATCGTCGTTCTCTCCGTAGTTGATGCTCACTGTGCCCTGCACGCTGATCTCGTTTTTATCCCAAGTGCTCACGCGCACCATTTCGGGGTAGTCGAAGTGCAGCACCACTTGCTGTCCTGGTTTTGCCTCCACCGTCTTGTTGATGGCGGTTTGCGCGAAGTTTGTTAGCGGCATCACCAGCGCGATCAAAATCCCTAGCCTGTTTCTTTTCATAGCGTTAGATTTTTAGAAGCCGTACTCCCCCGCCCTGCCGCGAGGCAAGCCCATTCGGGGGAGTACAGTTCAAGTTATTTCTTCCGGAGATACACGTTGTTGTGTGTGGAAGACAGGGTAATGTCTACTCCCCCGCCGTTTATTTTGGCCGTCACGGTGTCGCTGCTGTATTTATTGAGACCGCCGGCCGTGGTCGCATCCACCTTGAACTCGGGGTCAACAAAGATTTCCCCGTACACCGTGCTCATTTTCACCGAAGCCTTCACCGTGGTGGGCAGTGCGAGGTCTACGTGGCCATGCACGGATACGATGGAGATAGGATTCTTCAGCGTAGCGCTGAGCGAACCTTCGATGTTGCCATGGACCGTATTGATGGTCATGGGGCCTGTCACGTTGGTCAGGTTGATACCGTTGTGAACCGTGGAGATCTCGATCTCGCCCTCGACGTCTTTGATGTTCACCTCGCTGCCGTGGGGCGAAGTGTGGGTGAAGGAAACCGTTACGCCTTTGGGCACTTTGATGGTGATGTCGGGGCCGTCCATGCGTTTCATTTGCTGTACCTCGATCACACCATTCTTGTCGACCACCGACAGGCCGAGTCCGGTGTTGTCTTCCAATCCCATGGCGTTGATGGCGCGCAGACCCTTGGCACGATCGTCGGCGTCGCGTTTGCCGCTTCGGGAGGTGAAGATGATCTCGTTACCGGAGTATCCTTCAATGTCCACGTTATTCAATTCTTTGATTTCCAACCGGCCAGTACTCTTCGCTATTTTGAATTCCTGTGCCTGGATATACCCCAAGGTTGTTATTACCAGGGCGATCGTTGTCATTATCTTTCTCATTGCAGATGCTTGTTTTCGTTTTGTTTGTTTGTTTCGACTGTATTTAAAGTGCTACTCGATAATAGTGCTGGTGTGGGTGTGACTTACGTATACGTATTTGATTTACTACTATGCTTTCACTTCTTTTTCTTCCTCTAGGAGAGCCTCATCAACCCGATGTGGGCTTCGTCTTTCACTGCGGGCAACACGCCTTCTTCGGTGGTGATGCGTTGCAATTCTTCTGTCACGCCTTTCTCTTTCATTTCCACCATGAGGCGGATCAAAGCGATCTGCACCATGGGATCTTTTTGTGTGCTCAGCGAGGCAACTAACATCTTGCGCACATACGGCTGATGTTGGAATTTGCGCAACGCTTCCAGGGCCGCCATGCGCACGTTCGTGTTCGGATCGTCGTTCATGGCTTTCACCAGGGCATTCACGATCTCGTCGTCGGCCTTGACAACACTTTTGTAGGCTACCGTTGCGCCCTCCACGCGTTTGCTTGCCGAATTTTGATTGTCCAGCATGCCGATCAGCAATTGCTTGGTGCGATCCATCTCCTCTTTCATCTTGGTGATCTCTGCGGCCTGTTGTTGTTGTTTGCTGATCCAGAAGCCGATGCCTCCACCCAAAACCAACAGCAATACCGCGGCGGCCACTCTATAGAGCGCGGGCTGAAAGAACACGGTCTTACCGGTTTTCTGTTTGCCCATCTCTTCCTGCAACATCTTGTCGAAGGCCACCTTCAGGTGATCCGACGGTTCCAGGCGCGCCGCGTTGTTCATGGCCTGGATCACTTCCTTGAGTTGTTCGTAAAGCGTAAAGGCTTCTGCATTGCGAACCAATTCCTGCTCCACGTTCTTTCTCTCCTCGTCGGAAAGTTTTCCGTCGATGTAGTCAATGAGCAGGCTTTCCAATTTTTCCTTTTCCATATCGTCTTGGGGATCGCGGGGATCCGTTCAATTTTTCTCCAGTTCAAAATAATATTCGCGAAGCTTGGCCACGGCGCGGTGCACTTTCACTTTGATGTTGGCCACGGTGGTGTTCATGATCTGCGCCACCTCCTCATACTTCATGTGTTGGAAGCGCGTGAGCACCAACAGCTCGCGTTGTTCGTCGGGCAGCATGGCCATGGAACGGTGGAGCAACTTCTCTTTTTCTTCCCAAGGTTCGTCTTCCGTTTCGGGCATGTTGTCTTTCAGTTTTTCCACGTCTACAAAATCGGAGTACTTGTTTTTATGCGCCTGGTAGTGATCCGAAAAAACATTGCGGGCCACCTGGTAGATCCACGATTGAAACCGGGCTCCTTCTTTATAGCTGCCCCGGTATTTGATGATCCGCAAAAAAACGTTCTGGGTCAGGTCTTCGGCCAGGGCGCGGTCCATCGCCAACCGGGCCAGAAAATTGAAGATGCGCTTGTTATAGCGCTCAAAAAGCGTCGATGCCTGCTGAAGATCACCGTTTTTTACGGCCTCCATGATCATTTCGTCTGTCATCAACTCTGTGCTTTTTGTCAATTTTCGTGTTAGTTACCGGTAGGTTAATAAATGGTTACAACCAGATTTACAGATTTTCGGGCAAATAAAAAAAGCCGCACGGGAGTGGGGCTTTTTTGGCATTTCAGAAGAGATTAATAGCAGCAATAGGCCGACAGCGTCATTTTTTGCCGATTTTTTGAGTCTATCCGCGCCGCAATAATAGCTGCATACAATGAAGGCTAAAAACCTCGCAACGCATGAAAGCCTAAGACTTTGCTACTATGCTTCTAAGGGCCAGCGGTAGGGCGGAATATTTGAACTGATAGCCGGCAGCCAAGAGCCGGGCAGGAACGACACGACGGCTTTTAAGAATCAGCTCCGTCTCCGTACCTATAAAAACAGCGCCAAGTTTCAGCAGCCAAACCGGTGAAGGCAAGCCAAACGGCACTTTACAAACCTCCCGCAACGTGCGCATGAAGTCTGCATTGACCACAGGCGTGGGGGAGGTCACATTGAAGGTGCCTTGCAGTGTTTCGTGATCGTAGAGCCAGTGCATGATGGCGGCTACATCGTCTTCATGGATCCAGGTGATGTATTGATGTCCGTTGCCCTGCTTACCTCCTAAACCAGCACGCACCAGGTTGAGCAGACGAGGAAAAGCGCCATCGCTCATGCCCAACACAATACCCACGCGCAACAGTACCTTTCGTGTAGCCGGTGTGTCTTGTTCCCAGAAGATCTTTTCCCACGCTCGACAAACATCAACCGAAAATCCTTCACCCATCTCGCCGGTGGCTTCATCCATGGGACGATCTTCGGCATGGCGATAGATGGTGGCCGATGCACTCTGGATCCAAACGCGGGGTGGCACAGCGGCCCGGCGGACGGCTTCTCCCAGCACACGCGTGGAATCTAAACGGGAATCGAGTATTTCTTTTTTGTTCTCGGGGGTGTAACGGCAGTTCACATTTTTTCCCGTGAGGTTGATCAGCAAGTCGGCGCCGTCCAGTTCGCGCGCCCATATATCGGCCAGGTGCTTGGCATCCCATACCACGGTTCGGA carries:
- a CDS encoding HEAT repeat domain-containing protein → MEKEKLESLLIDYIDGKLSDEERKNVEQELVRNAEAFTLYEQLKEVIQAMNNAARLEPSDHLKVAFDKMLQEEMGKQKTGKTVFFQPALYRVAAAVLLLVLGGGIGFWISKQQQQAAEITKMKEEMDRTKQLLIGMLDNQNSASKRVEGATVAYKSVVKADDEIVNALVKAMNDDPNTNVRMAALEALRKFQHQPYVRKMLVASLSTQKDPMVQIALIRLMVEMKEKGVTEELQRITTEEGVLPAVKDEAHIGLMRLS
- a CDS encoding RNA polymerase sigma factor produces the protein MTDEMIMEAVKNGDLQQASTLFERYNKRIFNFLARLAMDRALAEDLTQNVFLRIIKYRGSYKEGARFQSWIYQVARNVFSDHYQAHKNKYSDFVDVEKLKDNMPETEDEPWEEKEKLLHRSMAMLPDEQRELLVLTRFQHMKYEEVAQIMNTTVANIKVKVHRAVAKLREYYFELEKN
- a CDS encoding TIGR01777 family oxidoreductase translates to MNKIVLAGGSGYLGSVLARYFSAQAKEVVILSRRSQPDAGNIRTVVWDAKHLADIWARELDGADLLINLTGKNVNCRYTPENKKEILDSRLDSTRVLGEAVRRAAVPPRVWIQSASATIYRHAEDRPMDEATGEMGEGFSVDVCRAWEKIFWEQDTPATRKVLLRVGIVLGMSDGAFPRLLNLVRAGLGGKQGNGHQYITWIHEDDVAAIMHWLYDHETLQGTFNVTSPTPVVNADFMRTLREVCKVPFGLPSPVWLLKLGAVFIGTETELILKSRRVVPARLLAAGYQFKYSALPLALRSIVAKS